Proteins co-encoded in one Microbacterium hydrocarbonoxydans genomic window:
- a CDS encoding ribokinase, whose translation MSVVIVGSINQDVVAHVERIPAPGETVLASTLSRSGGGKGANQAVAARRAGLAEVAFVGAVGADSDGANLRSGLVADGIDVSGLAQVDGPSGIALISVDAHAENAIVVVPGANAARATLTDVQRSVVARSRVLLTQLEIPLSLVEDAAAARHADAWHLLNAAPSAPLVAARADLLGIADVLIVNEHEALDIAGGSDLSAAVAGLSERVRAFVITRGREGAIVVCAGDRAEIPAFFAEAVDTTGAGDTFCGVFAATLDASGRTPAEVDISLLTHAARAGAAAAALAVTRRGAQEAVPTAAEVSAFLTEVKP comes from the coding sequence ATGAGTGTCGTCATCGTCGGCAGTATCAATCAGGACGTGGTCGCTCACGTCGAGCGCATCCCCGCCCCCGGTGAGACGGTGCTCGCGTCGACGTTGTCGCGTTCCGGGGGTGGCAAAGGCGCCAATCAGGCCGTGGCTGCCCGACGCGCCGGTCTGGCCGAGGTGGCCTTCGTCGGAGCGGTGGGTGCGGATTCAGACGGAGCGAACCTTCGGTCCGGTCTCGTGGCCGACGGCATCGACGTCTCTGGCCTGGCGCAGGTCGACGGCCCCAGCGGGATCGCGCTGATCTCCGTCGATGCGCACGCTGAGAACGCGATCGTGGTCGTCCCGGGAGCGAACGCGGCGAGGGCCACGCTCACAGACGTGCAGCGTTCGGTGGTCGCGCGGTCTCGTGTGCTGCTCACCCAGTTGGAGATTCCGCTCTCGCTCGTCGAGGACGCGGCGGCCGCACGTCACGCGGATGCCTGGCACCTGCTCAACGCAGCACCGTCGGCCCCCTTGGTGGCAGCGCGCGCCGATCTGCTCGGTATCGCAGACGTGCTCATCGTCAATGAGCACGAGGCACTCGACATCGCAGGTGGCAGCGACCTCTCCGCTGCCGTTGCCGGCCTGTCTGAACGCGTGCGTGCGTTCGTGATCACCCGCGGTCGCGAAGGAGCGATCGTCGTGTGCGCAGGCGACCGCGCCGAGATTCCCGCCTTCTTCGCAGAGGCTGTCGACACGACGGGCGCTGGAGACACTTTCTGCGGTGTGTTCGCCGCGACGCTCGACGCTTCGGGCCGCACTCCTGCTGAGGTCGACATCTCGCTCCTCACTCACGCCGCGCGCGCCGGGGCAGCAGCGGCCGCACTCGCCGTCACCCGTCGCGGCGCACAGGAAGCCGTTCCCACCGCCGCCGAGGTGTCTGCTTTTCTCACGGAAGTGAAGCCATGA
- a CDS encoding ADP-ribosylglycohydrolase family protein, which translates to MRLTWSQPEDLVAAELTALREQGVEERLLAPIERRWAEAGGSIVLAPSGASAESASPEVRALARAVLDELQGLQVPSAEEPDEWEHIVALLPPPTSASGTAASFERVHGAWLGRSAGCLLGKPVEKIPRQGIEQIARSTGNWPIRGYFTAVGLPDDVAESWPWNRRSAPTSLVENIDGMPEDDDLNFPILALDLIATHGSALTTDDVAQAWLAALPAGRVFTAERAAYRNILDARPVPETATHLNPFREWIGALIRADVHGWAHPGDVRAAAASAWIDARLSHTRNGIYGEMWAAALCSASLVATSIDEVLDAANAVVPPRSRLAAAVGVGRDLGRGIAVGTLTDAAALDRLHAEFEGLHWVHTLNNAALAACALQAYGDDFGAAVALAVAGGWDTDSVGATVGSVVGGLVGAGGIDESWTRPLRDRISTSMPGGADRSITELAQRTLQLSNLDVGVSR; encoded by the coding sequence GTGAGACTGACCTGGTCGCAGCCGGAGGATCTCGTGGCCGCAGAGCTCACCGCCCTGCGCGAGCAGGGCGTGGAGGAGCGCCTGCTCGCCCCGATCGAGCGACGCTGGGCCGAAGCCGGAGGCTCGATCGTGTTGGCTCCGTCGGGCGCGAGTGCCGAATCAGCGTCGCCGGAGGTCCGTGCGCTGGCGCGTGCGGTGCTGGACGAGCTGCAGGGACTGCAAGTACCGAGTGCCGAGGAACCAGACGAGTGGGAGCACATCGTCGCGCTGCTTCCGCCGCCCACCTCTGCATCAGGGACTGCCGCGAGCTTCGAACGGGTCCACGGCGCGTGGCTCGGCAGGTCTGCAGGGTGCCTGCTCGGCAAACCCGTCGAGAAGATCCCGCGGCAGGGCATCGAGCAGATCGCACGATCGACGGGCAACTGGCCGATCCGCGGGTACTTCACCGCGGTCGGGCTCCCCGACGATGTTGCCGAGAGCTGGCCCTGGAACAGACGATCGGCCCCGACCTCGCTCGTGGAGAACATCGATGGGATGCCCGAGGACGACGATCTCAACTTCCCGATCCTCGCACTGGACCTGATCGCGACTCATGGATCGGCTCTGACGACCGACGACGTCGCGCAGGCGTGGCTCGCCGCACTCCCGGCGGGCCGGGTGTTCACGGCCGAGCGCGCCGCGTACCGGAACATCCTCGATGCGCGCCCCGTGCCGGAGACGGCGACCCACCTCAACCCCTTCCGCGAATGGATCGGAGCCTTGATCCGCGCGGACGTGCACGGATGGGCACACCCCGGGGATGTCCGTGCCGCAGCGGCATCGGCGTGGATCGACGCCCGGCTCAGCCACACTCGCAACGGCATCTACGGTGAGATGTGGGCCGCGGCGCTCTGTTCGGCGTCGCTCGTCGCAACATCCATCGACGAGGTGCTCGATGCTGCGAATGCCGTCGTGCCGCCCCGGTCGCGCCTCGCCGCTGCCGTGGGGGTCGGACGTGACCTCGGCCGTGGGATCGCCGTCGGCACCCTCACCGACGCAGCGGCGCTCGATCGCCTGCACGCCGAGTTCGAGGGCTTGCACTGGGTGCACACCCTCAACAACGCCGCGCTCGCCGCCTGCGCGCTGCAGGCGTATGGCGACGACTTCGGCGCTGCTGTCGCGCTGGCCGTCGCCGGCGGATGGGACACCGATTCGGTCGGAGCCACCGTCGGGTCCGTCGTCGGCGGCCTCGTGGGGGCCGGCGGCATCGACGAGTCCTGGACCAGGCCGCTGCGCGACCGCATCTCGACCTCGATGCCTGGCGGGGCCGACAGGTCGATCACCGAGCTCGCTCAGCGTACGCTGCAGCTCTCGAACCTCGACGTAGGAGTCAGCAGATGA
- a CDS encoding ADP-ribosylglycohydrolase family protein: MGMFVLHDRVAGVLAGAAVGDALGGATEGWTPEQIEERHGGRVEGIVGPFLADWKTARPIAPYHKGDGHVTDDTLMTHALVEVYTKRRRHLDAYDVAGDLVPLMIGERRWVPELEDHALILQRVFLAEKWIVAKLHYGHADPREAGVGNIVNCGATMYMAPVGLVHIGDARGAYDEAIDIAGAHQSSYGREAAGVFAAAVAAAAAPSATVADVRTAVLEVAHDGTAAAIRAVFDAVDAFAAAGGSDDPRDLARVVRAAVAPFDTVGDHYRAPAMDARLPSRTKSIEELPVALGFVVARDGDLRAAVLDAVNYGRDSDSIATMAGAICGGLHGIGAVPGEWVEGVTSASRLDLDGVVSAMTEVVRDIGRDDAERAARRAAALTDILAREDAA; this comes from the coding sequence ATGGGAATGTTCGTGTTGCACGACCGAGTGGCCGGAGTGCTTGCAGGCGCCGCCGTAGGAGACGCTCTGGGCGGAGCCACCGAGGGGTGGACTCCAGAGCAGATCGAAGAGCGTCACGGTGGCCGGGTCGAAGGAATCGTCGGCCCGTTCCTCGCCGATTGGAAGACGGCGCGACCGATCGCGCCGTATCACAAGGGTGACGGCCACGTGACGGACGACACCCTCATGACGCACGCGCTGGTGGAGGTCTACACGAAGCGGCGTCGGCATCTCGACGCCTACGACGTGGCAGGCGACCTCGTGCCGCTGATGATCGGCGAACGGCGCTGGGTGCCGGAGCTCGAGGATCACGCGCTCATCCTTCAGCGAGTCTTCCTGGCCGAGAAGTGGATCGTGGCGAAGCTCCACTACGGACACGCGGATCCTCGTGAGGCCGGCGTCGGCAACATCGTGAACTGCGGGGCGACCATGTACATGGCCCCGGTGGGTCTCGTGCACATCGGTGATGCGCGCGGTGCCTACGACGAGGCGATCGACATCGCCGGTGCGCATCAGTCCTCATACGGCCGTGAGGCCGCCGGAGTGTTCGCCGCAGCTGTCGCCGCCGCGGCCGCTCCTTCTGCGACGGTCGCCGATGTGCGTACAGCCGTGCTGGAGGTCGCCCATGACGGCACGGCCGCGGCCATCCGAGCGGTCTTCGACGCGGTGGACGCGTTCGCCGCGGCCGGCGGTTCGGACGACCCGCGTGACCTCGCTCGCGTGGTGCGAGCGGCGGTCGCGCCCTTCGACACCGTGGGCGATCACTACCGCGCGCCCGCGATGGACGCCCGACTGCCATCGCGCACGAAGTCGATCGAGGAGCTTCCGGTAGCACTCGGCTTCGTCGTGGCACGCGATGGCGATCTGCGCGCGGCGGTGCTCGATGCGGTCAACTACGGTCGGGATTCGGATTCGATCGCGACGATGGCGGGAGCGATCTGCGGTGGTCTGCATGGCATCGGGGCGGTACCGGGCGAATGGGTCGAGGGCGTCACGAGCGCGAGCCGGCTCGACCTCGACGGCGTCGTCTCGGCGATGACCGAAGTGGTTCGCGACATCGGCCGTGACGATGCTGAACGGGCAGCACGTCGGGCGGCTGCGCTCACGGACATTCTGGCTCGGGAGGACGCGGCGTGA